The Candidatus Cloacimonadaceae bacterium DNA window CAATCACCACCACGGAATTTGTCACCAAGATGCCCACCGCAGTGGAAAGTCCCATCAGAGTTAGGATGTTGATCGTGAAGCCCGCCATTTTGATAAACACAAAGGTGGAGATGATGGAGATCGGCATGGAGAGTGCCACGATGAGCGTGGAACGCAGGTCATGCAGAAACAGAAACAGGATCAATCCCGTGAGCAAGATGCCCATCCAGATGTTGCCAAGCGTATCGCTGACAGTGCTGCGGGTGAATTCCGAATCGTCTCGGATGATCCTGAGCTGCACTCCCTTGGGCATTTCCTTTTCGATCAGGGGTAGTTGTTTGCGCACTTCTTTGGCGATGTTGACCACGTTTCCATCGGCGCTCTTGGTGAGGGAAAGACGAATGATGTTTTCATCCAGTTTCTTTTCCGCGGCGTTGAAATAGATCGCGCGGGAACGGACATCTTCAATTCCGTCCTCGATCTGAGCAAGCTGCGAGAGTTTTTTCACTCCGAAGGCGGTGGGGATATTGGCATCCGCAATCTCTTCGATGCTGGAGAATTCACCCTTGAGACGAACGGAATACTCCTGTGAGCCGCGAATGAAATTGCCGGCAGGCATATCCATATTCTGCGCAGCTAAAATCTGCATCAACTGGGGCAGCGAGAGCTTGTTTTCAAAGATTACGCTGTCCTTGAGTTTCACGTTGATCTGGCGTTTGTTGCCACCGGTCATATTGACTTGGGCGACTCCTTCGATTTGGGCAAAACGGTCTTTGAGCTTGGTGTCCGCAAGCTCATAAAGTGCTTTTCCGTCCATGTTTCCGGATAGCACGATGTCCATGAATGGAAAGGCGCCGATTTCAATTTTTTGGACGGTGGGTTTCTGAGAATCAGCAGGCAGTTGGTTGATCACGGCATCGATCTTGTCCTTGACTTCCTGATTGGCGATATCCACGTTTTTACCAAGCTTGAAAGCGATAACGACGATGCTGACGTTTTCCATGGAATAGGATTGGACGTAATCGATCTGACTGACCGTCGCGACCGCGTCCTCCAGATTGTTGGTGATCTGGGATTCGATCTCTGCCGGTCCCGCTCCCGGATAAATGGTCTGGATCGAGATAAATGGAATATCCACATCCGGCATCAGATTGAGCGGCAACGACATATAGGCAAGCGCGCCAAAGACCACAAACACCATTATCGCCATCGTCACCAGGACGGGGCGAGCTATAGAAATTTTGGCTAAAAACATGCAGAGCCCCTTATTCGATCACGCGGATAAGTGCGTTTTCGGCTAATTGATTGATGCCTTCCGTGATCAGCGCATCTCCGGGACTGATGCCTGAGAGCACTTCATATTCAAGCTGATTGTCCAAACCCGTCTGAATCTCCACACGTTTAGCACGATTTCCCTCTGCCAGCCAAACAAAACGGGATTCGTTCTCGGATACGATATGCGCTCTTTCCACTACCAGAACATTGGCTTTGGAAAGCACGTTCAGGCTGACCTGCGCTGTGCTCCCATAGCTGATGTTTTTGTTTGTTCCGGGAAAATCGGCTTCCACGCGCACCGCTTTGCTATTGGGATCCACCGCCAGTCCGATCCGGCTAATTTTGCCTTTGAGGCTGTGAGTGCCGATCACTGCTGTGGCGGGAGTGCCAACGCGTAGGTTTTTCACTTCGGAATCCGGAACCATCAAAACCGCTTTGTAGCCACCGGTGCCGGAAACTGTGAAAAGGTCTGCACCGTGAGACACTTTTTCCGCCTGATTGACGAAGATATTGGTGATGACTCCGCTGATCGGAGCACGCACTTTGATCATCTGTTCGGAAGCTGCCAGATTTGATTTGGAGACCTTGTATGCGTTTTCGCGGTTATCCAGATCCTGTTGCGAGATGGCGCCCTGGGCAAAGAGACGCTGCATGCGTTCATAAACCTGTTTTTGAGCGTTGAAAGCGGTGCTCGCCTGTTCATATTGAGCGGCGGGAGTATTTTGCGGAAAACTCATGATGAGCTGTCCCTTGCTGACGCGTTCGCCGATTTGCGCATGGATCTGAAGGACGATATCGCTCACCATAGCTTGTGCGGTGGATTCCTCGATTCCGTTCAAGATGGCGTTGTAGCGCAATTCTTGAATGAAAGTGCTTTCCGTCATGGCTTTCACGCGGACGGGAATGCCTTGTTCCTGTTGGATCTGCTGCATGTTTTTGCTGTCGCTTTGTTTTTTCCCGCAGGCGAAAAGTCCCACGAGTATGATCAGTGCCAAAAGTATGATTCTCTTCATTTTGAATTCTCCCTTAAAGGCGGATGCCGATGGATTTTTGCAGATTTCGCTCTGCCGATATTACTTCAAAGATGGATTGATAGTATTGTAGTTTCAATGCCGAAAGCATGATCTGGGCGTCGAAAACCTCGAGCTGGATGCCCATCTGATTGTCAAAACGCACTTGGGCAAGCTGCAAGCTACGCTCCGCCAGCCGGATGTTTTCGGATTGAACTTCATAGTTTTCCAGCGCGTGCTGCCAGCTTTGATAGTTTTGCTTGATCTGCATGGCGATCAGCTCTTCGGAGTCCTGCTGCTGAAGCCTTGCTTTCAGATAACCGTGCTTTGCATATTTGCGTTTCGAGGTATTGGAAAACCCCGTGAACAGCGGAATCTGAATGCCGATGCCGATCGTGTAGCGACTGCCGAAATCTTTGCGTTCAATGCCAAATTCATCCGCTGCGGTATAGATCGAATAATCCGCTTGCAGTGCGACGTTGGGCAGATAGTTGCCTTTTTCCGCGTTCCATCTGATCTGCATTATCTGGGTATTGATATCCGCCAATTCAAGCTCGATGCGATTGTCAATACCCTCGCGGATGGCATCTTCAAGCGTGATAATCATCGCTGGGGGCAGCACAAACTCAGCATCAGGGATGATGTTTTCATCTGCGGCTCCGATCTGTCTGCGAAAAGCGGTTAGCGCGAGTTTATAGGTGTTTTCCGCTTGAAATACCTGTGGCTTGAGCTTTGCCACTTCGAGACGGGCTCTCAAAAGATCAAATTCCGAGACCTGTCCTTCGCGATAGAAGGCTTCCACCCTTTGCAGATGCCGGTTGGCTGTCGCAAGTCCGTCGCTTTGCACCTGCTGAAGTTTCTGCGCCAATAAGCATTGATAGAATAGCTCGGTGGTTCCGAGCACGACGTTCTGTTCCACCAATTGCTCCATCAGGCGTTGTATGGAACGGTATCTATCCACCGCACGGATGCCGTTGATCAATTTCCCGCCGAGAAATAACACCTGTTGAAGCTGCACTTGCATCGCCAGGGAGCCTTCATTTCTGGGGGAGGAGGGGATCATTGAATTCACCACCGCGTCGAGCGCTCCGGCAAGATATTCTTCATTTTCGGTTGGGGCATCAAGCTCGGAGGAAAAATCCACCCGTGGTGGCATCAACCCATCCGGCAGCCAGGTTTTTTTGAGCGTGTAACCGCCTTGCAGCATGACCTGCGGCAAGAGATAGCCGCGCACGTCATAATAGGTCTGTTCCGCTTTGAGAACTTCTTCACGCGCCATCAGCAGCTCTTTGTTGTTTCTGCGGGCGAGCTCGATGCTTTCCTCAAGAGTGATTCCGCCTGCCAAAACAGTGATTATGCACATTAGTGCAGCAAAGATGATTTTCTTCATCGTCATCCTCTTTTGATTATTCCATACAATATCATATTGATCAAAAACTCATGATCGCGTTCGATGCGCTTGATCAGGCGCACTTCGTCGTTCAATACAAAGCTGGTGTCCGTCAGTAAAAACCAGTCGTTGATGATCTGGCTTATTCTTGCCGAGTCAAAATCCTCCGCCAAAGCGTTTTGCTCTATGCCAATATCCATGATTTCCCTGAGTATGTCATACATCTGATTGCGGTTTGATAAGCAAGATTCCTCCACCCTATTTTGATAGCTGAGGGGGATTGCGTTCATGGCATCGACCAGCATCGGCATGTGGTCATTGATATATTTCACCGGCAGACGCAGAAATTCACCCAACTTGTCTTCAAAACCATCGCTCGCATTGATTCTTTCCCTGAGCATACCAAAGAACTCTTCCGTCTTGATCCTCACTACTTCCAGGAAGATATCTTCCTTACACTGGAAATAGTAATAGATCGTCGCCTTGCCGATTCCGGCGCTGTTGGCGATTTCCTCCATAGAGGATTTTGTGTAGCCGAAACGGGTGAACAGCGAAGTCGCCGCGGCTATAATCAGCGTTTTCTTCTCGCTTGAAGCAAGCATTCGAACCTCATATTATGTTTATAAAGAACCCATGATCAAGTATTTGCAAAAGCATGAATTCTATTCGACCCAATTTCTCTTTTCGGTCGAAAATGTCAAGAACAGAATATCAAGAAAAGAATTTCTGACTTTCAATGGCTGGCATGCTGCTCTCCGCCTTGGCTGCGTTAATCAAGCCTTAAACAAGCGTTAATCAAGCGTAATAAAACTAACGCTTGATTAAGGCTTGATTAACACTTTGGATGTAGCGCAGCATGCCGATGCTGCGGAGGAAATGGGAGGAAATGGGTGGGTGGTGGCATCTTTCGGGTATCACTTTCATAATTGCACGGCAGTTTATTGTTGACAATTATTAGCCCGGAAACTATCTTATACTTGAGGTATTTATGAAAAAGAGAATGATCATTTCAACCGCCATAGTCTTGGTTCTGCTGTTTTGCGTCCAGCTCATCGCCAAACCCTATAACAGGATAGCCAAGCGTTTGGTTGTAGTTCAGGGAGTGGTTTCAGACACCAATGGTGATCCGATACTCAATGCCGAAGTACGAATATTCAACATCAGTAATGTCCCCGCGTTGACTAATGATAACGGATTCTACCATATTCAGAGAGGTATCATTAGTTCAGGATTCCTGTTCATCAGG harbors:
- a CDS encoding efflux RND transporter periplasmic adaptor subunit; amino-acid sequence: MKRIILLALIILVGLFACGKKQSDSKNMQQIQQEQGIPVRVKAMTESTFIQELRYNAILNGIEESTAQAMVSDIVLQIHAQIGERVSKGQLIMSFPQNTPAAQYEQASTAFNAQKQVYERMQRLFAQGAISQQDLDNRENAYKVSKSNLAASEQMIKVRAPISGVITNIFVNQAEKVSHGADLFTVSGTGGYKAVLMVPDSEVKNLRVGTPATAVIGTHSLKGKISRIGLAVDPNSKAVRVEADFPGTNKNISYGSTAQVSLNVLSKANVLVVERAHIVSENESRFVWLAEGNRAKRVEIQTGLDNQLEYEVLSGISPGDALITEGINQLAENALIRVIE
- a CDS encoding TolC family protein, with product MKKIIFAALMCIITVLAGGITLEESIELARRNNKELLMAREEVLKAEQTYYDVRGYLLPQVMLQGGYTLKKTWLPDGLMPPRVDFSSELDAPTENEEYLAGALDAVVNSMIPSSPRNEGSLAMQVQLQQVLFLGGKLINGIRAVDRYRSIQRLMEQLVEQNVVLGTTELFYQCLLAQKLQQVQSDGLATANRHLQRVEAFYREGQVSEFDLLRARLEVAKLKPQVFQAENTYKLALTAFRRQIGAADENIIPDAEFVLPPAMIITLEDAIREGIDNRIELELADINTQIMQIRWNAEKGNYLPNVALQADYSIYTAADEFGIERKDFGSRYTIGIGIQIPLFTGFSNTSKRKYAKHGYLKARLQQQDSEELIAMQIKQNYQSWQHALENYEVQSENIRLAERSLQLAQVRFDNQMGIQLEVFDAQIMLSALKLQYYQSIFEVISAERNLQKSIGIRL
- a CDS encoding TetR/AcrR family transcriptional regulator; amino-acid sequence: MLASSEKKTLIIAAATSLFTRFGYTKSSMEEIANSAGIGKATIYYYFQCKEDIFLEVVRIKTEEFFGMLRERINASDGFEDKLGEFLRLPVKYINDHMPMLVDAMNAIPLSYQNRVEESCLSNRNQMYDILREIMDIGIEQNALAEDFDSARISQIINDWFLLTDTSFVLNDEVRLIKRIERDHEFLINMILYGIIKRG
- a CDS encoding carboxypeptidase-like regulatory domain-containing protein, which produces MKKRMIISTAIVLVLLFCVQLIAKPYNRIAKRLVVVQGVVSDTNGDPILNAEVRIFNISNVPALTNDNGFYHIQRGIISSGFLFIRVSKPGYTTMTKTNIIVSPDGPFSFVVDCTLPFAATK